One region of uncultured Methanolobus sp. genomic DNA includes:
- a CDS encoding ATP-binding protein yields MKFYDRKKEMEQLREICRSKSFRMIVITGRRRIGKTRLVTEFLRDRKYGYIFVPMHKTKETFLQEVSRDGNIPEFRNVIDLFRYLFEMNEYIFIDEFQNFYDMDKSIYSDMQQLVDEFKQREKKCCVFISGSSYSLMNRIFVDSAHPLYGRADLMMELGPLDFATVAEMLSDISTDDPVELIKYYSVFGGIPKYYDLLEGVGAESFEKTAKSFFFDSHMPLLKDEGRNVLVTEFAGEYKIYYSILEAIALGKNKTGEINSVLEGTGSGKAARYLDILRKEYNVVRRETPILDDPRKSRKGIYAIRDPFLHFWFGFIKRYDAYFEQGRTDELFSKFLKNFDTFLGFSFERIVKEFLIENRQTFPFSFERIGRQWGTIKGAPKGSNSYEVDLLLISPDMKKVMLLECKWRDLDIKESNNVLRKLQEKTAYVGLPEDTEVYYGICARKIADRDSLVNQGVLVLDLEDMWKLL; encoded by the coding sequence ATGAAGTTTTATGATAGAAAAAAAGAGATGGAGCAGTTGCGTGAAATCTGTAGGTCCAAAAGTTTCAGGATGATTGTGATCACCGGAAGGAGGAGAATTGGCAAAACACGTCTGGTTACTGAATTTCTCAGGGACAGGAAATATGGGTACATTTTTGTTCCAATGCACAAAACTAAAGAAACGTTTTTGCAGGAAGTATCAAGGGACGGCAATATTCCGGAGTTCAGGAACGTAATTGACCTGTTTCGCTACCTCTTTGAAATGAATGAGTACATTTTCATTGATGAATTCCAGAATTTCTATGATATGGACAAAAGCATTTACTCGGATATGCAACAGCTTGTCGATGAGTTCAAACAGCGGGAAAAGAAATGCTGTGTTTTTATAAGTGGTTCAAGTTATTCATTGATGAACAGGATATTTGTTGATTCGGCTCACCCTCTTTACGGCAGGGCTGATCTGATGATGGAACTTGGTCCACTGGATTTTGCTACGGTTGCAGAAATGCTATCAGATATAAGTACGGACGACCCGGTGGAATTAATCAAATACTATTCTGTTTTTGGCGGCATCCCCAAATATTATGATCTTCTTGAAGGTGTTGGAGCAGAATCGTTTGAAAAGACCGCAAAGTCGTTCTTTTTCGACAGCCACATGCCTTTGCTGAAAGATGAAGGACGTAATGTACTTGTGACTGAGTTCGCAGGGGAGTACAAGATCTATTATTCGATACTAGAAGCTATTGCTCTTGGAAAGAACAAGACTGGTGAGATCAACAGTGTTCTGGAAGGGACCGGAAGTGGGAAAGCTGCAAGATACCTGGATATCCTGCGCAAAGAGTATAACGTTGTCAGAAGGGAGACACCCATACTTGATGACCCGCGAAAGTCAAGAAAGGGTATTTATGCAATACGTGATCCTTTCCTGCATTTCTGGTTCGGTTTTATCAAGAGATATGATGCCTATTTTGAGCAGGGCAGAACGGATGAATTGTTCAGTAAGTTCCTGAAAAACTTTGATACATTCCTCGGGTTCAGTTTTGAGAGAATTGTAAAAGAATTCCTGATTGAAAACAGGCAGACATTTCCTTTCAGTTTCGAGAGGATAGGCAGGCAATGGGGAACTATAAAAGGTGCGCCAAAGGGTAGCAACAGCTATGAGGTTGATCTGCTGCTCATAAGCCCTGATATGAAAAAAGTAATGTTGCTGGAATGCAAATGGCGTGATCTGGATATAAAAGAGAGCAACAATGTGCTCCGAAAGTTACAGGAGAAAACTGCTTATGTAGGCTTGCCTGAAGATACAGAAGTTTACTATGGTATATGCGCAAGAAAAATAGCCGATAGAGACAGCCTTGTAAATCAAGGTGTATTAGTGCTTGATCTTGAAGATATGTGGAAATTACTATGA
- a CDS encoding isopropylmalate synthase, which translates to MKIYKDYDDLPKIKLPLGQEVSISDSTIRDGAQMPGIVMKSQQKFQIYNYLNTIGIEKLETFVYNDRDRKAIKLMMDQGYEFPEITGWARANPADIDMVLNIDGIEETGVLMSVSDPHIVDKMGLTRDEAEEKYLNALQYAVDHGLRTRAHIEDMTRADNYGFTFPLIEKIMEIDPDCTIRVCDTIGFGIPFEGVDEPFGIPLITKYLKDELNVKNIETHCHDDFGLAVANSIAGYWHGANWSNVTFLGIGERAGNAEMEKLLLFLARRIEGFDKYNLDAIVEFSKFMQEEIGIRIPRNKSVVGNNVFAHESGIHSAGVIKNPFTYEPYPPEIVGGKRIFLIGDSSGIEVLRYKVQETLNDLLEVSIEIDKNDKRLRAIQADIQKLYNDEKRVSCISDEEIMAYVKKYFMFNQMVRKDMHRKDMEEDENLDEGQKSNEIKPRMHDTID; encoded by the coding sequence ATGAAGATATACAAGGATTATGACGATCTTCCTAAAATAAAATTACCTTTGGGGCAGGAAGTATCTATAAGTGACAGCACTATCAGGGATGGGGCACAGATGCCTGGTATTGTCATGAAAAGTCAGCAGAAGTTTCAGATATATAACTACCTGAACACGATAGGTATAGAGAAGCTTGAGACTTTTGTCTATAATGACAGAGACAGAAAAGCTATCAAACTCATGATGGACCAGGGCTACGAATTCCCGGAAATCACCGGATGGGCACGTGCAAATCCTGCTGATATTGATATGGTCCTTAACATTGACGGCATCGAGGAAACAGGCGTCCTGATGTCAGTATCAGATCCTCACATTGTTGACAAGATGGGGCTTACCCGTGACGAAGCTGAGGAAAAATATCTCAACGCACTCCAGTATGCAGTTGACCACGGACTTCGCACCAGGGCTCACATTGAGGATATGACCCGTGCAGATAATTATGGTTTCACTTTCCCGCTTATCGAGAAGATAATGGAGATAGACCCTGATTGTACTATACGTGTTTGTGACACTATTGGATTTGGAATACCATTTGAAGGTGTTGACGAACCATTTGGAATACCGCTGATCACAAAATACCTGAAGGACGAACTCAATGTCAAAAACATCGAGACTCACTGCCATGATGACTTCGGTCTTGCAGTTGCCAATTCTATTGCAGGCTACTGGCATGGTGCAAACTGGTCCAATGTGACTTTCTTAGGGATAGGAGAAAGAGCAGGTAATGCTGAAATGGAGAAACTCCTGTTGTTCCTCGCAAGACGTATTGAAGGATTCGATAAGTACAACCTTGATGCTATTGTAGAGTTCTCAAAGTTCATGCAGGAAGAGATTGGAATCCGTATCCCCAGGAACAAGTCTGTTGTTGGTAACAATGTGTTTGCCCATGAATCAGGCATCCACTCCGCAGGCGTAATTAAGAACCCGTTCACCTACGAGCCATATCCACCTGAAATAGTCGGTGGTAAGAGAATATTCCTCATCGGAGACTCTTCCGGCATCGAAGTGCTCAGATACAAGGTCCAGGAGACACTGAACGACCTTCTGGAAGTTAGTATCGAGATCGATAAGAACGATAAGCGTCTCAGGGCTATCCAGGCAGATATCCAGAAGCTCTACAACGATGAGAAGAGAGTTTCCTGCATATCCGATGAAGAGATCATGGCATATGTGAAGAAGTACTTCATGTTCAACCAGATGGTTAGAAAAGATATGCACCGTAAGGACATGGAAGAGGATGAAAATCTCGATGAAGGTCAGAAAAGCAACGAGATCAAACCTCGCATGCACGATACTATAGACTGA
- a CDS encoding amino acid-binding protein, with product MWSILLRKFEKYPAQQKVLKLLFERGFQVNDEGKVTSGAIEIAHTQLAREAGVDRRVVDSTTEVILSDEQLKKIFQNVKSIPFLRDVAPLLGQGVIIITPDDASGKGIISEVSTVIAKHDISIHQAVSDDPLFTDEPKLTIITDTKVPGSIIEELLKLESVKSVNIA from the coding sequence ATGTGGAGCATATTACTCAGGAAGTTCGAGAAATACCCGGCCCAGCAAAAGGTCCTGAAACTTCTTTTTGAACGCGGTTTTCAGGTAAATGATGAGGGAAAGGTCACATCAGGTGCAATAGAGATCGCACACACACAACTTGCCAGGGAGGCAGGCGTTGACAGGCGTGTTGTGGATTCCACAACAGAGGTCATACTTTCAGATGAACAGCTAAAGAAGATATTCCAGAACGTAAAATCGATTCCTTTCCTCCGGGATGTAGCACCACTTCTGGGACAGGGAGTAATAATCATAACCCCGGACGATGCTTCTGGCAAGGGAATTATCTCCGAAGTCTCCACAGTCATTGCAAAGCATGATATTAGTATCCATCAGGCAGTGTCAGATGATCCGCTCTTCACGGATGAACCCAAACTTACGATTATTACTGATACAAAGGTTCCGGGCAGTATTATTGAAGAACTGCTGAAGCTGGAATCCGTTAAAAGTGTAAATATAGCTTGA
- a CDS encoding NAD(P)/FAD-dependent oxidoreductase: protein MTEYDIIVVGGGPIGSIAAKYAAINGAKTLMLEDHAFIGTPVGCTGLLSTRAIKECKINPSDNSILNSVRGAFVHPMNGDCLPIDGQKTKAYVVSRKIFDRKLTAMALEEDVDLWLNSRVTGIERSQNEQKVSVVKNGEKQVLKTKVIIGADGVRSQVAKWSGLGNVSEVLPGIQAEVPYHSDDTDFVELFVGSQVPGFFGWTVPVNESISRIGIAVDPKYGMSAHHVLENLLTKNQHIASKYGGGKLDLVMGGIPLGPLEKTYADGVMIVGDAAGQVKPTSGGGIYTGAVCAKIAGEIAAKAAEQENCSASFLSEYDRQWRAKLGKELAMGMRIHKFVAGLKDKELDDLIASMNNPAILDTITRYGDMDHPSILIKKMLHPSRSVHMLKIFRAFTKAVL, encoded by the coding sequence ATGACAGAATATGATATTATAGTTGTAGGTGGAGGACCAATTGGTTCAATAGCAGCAAAATATGCTGCAATTAACGGTGCAAAGACACTGATGTTGGAGGATCATGCGTTTATTGGCACTCCGGTTGGGTGCACCGGACTACTTAGTACAAGAGCCATCAAAGAGTGTAAAATCAATCCGTCCGACAATTCCATCCTGAATTCTGTAAGGGGTGCTTTTGTCCATCCGATGAATGGGGATTGCCTGCCAATTGATGGTCAGAAGACCAAAGCATACGTTGTTTCCAGAAAAATATTTGACAGGAAACTTACTGCAATGGCTCTTGAAGAGGATGTTGATCTCTGGCTGAACTCAAGGGTTACAGGTATTGAAAGATCACAGAACGAGCAGAAAGTTTCCGTTGTAAAGAACGGTGAAAAACAGGTCCTTAAAACTAAAGTTATCATCGGTGCAGATGGTGTTCGCAGCCAGGTGGCAAAATGGTCAGGACTTGGAAATGTCAGTGAAGTGTTGCCGGGGATTCAGGCAGAAGTCCCTTACCACAGTGATGATACTGATTTTGTTGAATTGTTCGTTGGGTCACAAGTACCCGGGTTCTTTGGATGGACTGTGCCGGTAAATGAAAGTATATCCCGTATAGGTATAGCCGTCGATCCAAAATATGGAATGTCGGCACATCATGTTCTTGAAAATCTCCTGACAAAAAATCAACATATTGCTTCAAAATATGGTGGCGGGAAGCTTGACCTTGTGATGGGAGGAATTCCCCTCGGACCTCTTGAAAAGACATATGCAGACGGTGTGATGATAGTAGGCGACGCTGCAGGACAGGTCAAACCCACATCGGGAGGAGGAATATATACAGGAGCTGTTTGCGCAAAGATTGCCGGTGAGATTGCAGCAAAAGCAGCAGAACAGGAAAACTGTTCGGCATCATTTCTTTCAGAATACGACAGGCAGTGGAGAGCTAAACTTGGAAAGGAGCTTGCCATGGGGATGAGAATCCATAAATTTGTGGCAGGGCTGAAAGATAAAGAATTAGATGACCTGATAGCTTCAATGAATAATCCTGCTATTCTTGATACCATTACACGTTATGGCGACATGGATCATCCTTCAATACTGATAAAAAAGATGTTGCACCCTTCCAGATCGGTGCATATGCTGAAGATATTCAGGGCATTTACAAAGGCTGTACTCTGA
- a CDS encoding HAD family hydrolase has translation MKPGIMSEKGMNLRGIIFDMDNTLFDFVEAKMIACTEVVNFLGAGDPEELFKYFRRETHGFENPENIRDYLLDNGYDPLENYPKCVTIYETHKINNIRLYPDVKETLEKLNGIGLPLGIVTDANSNNARKRLAKTGLEEFVHSLTAHDMTGAKKPDLVPFRYALDTMGLIASETLFVGDSLRRDIAPSKELGMMTAYAAYGDRNSAVDRTAGEYEPDRTLKSFREVLEIVLEFSENDRI, from the coding sequence ATGAAACCAGGAATAATGAGTGAAAAGGGAATGAATTTACGGGGCATCATTTTTGACATGGACAACACGCTCTTTGACTTTGTGGAAGCGAAGATGATCGCATGCACAGAAGTTGTCAACTTTCTTGGAGCAGGTGACCCGGAAGAACTGTTCAAGTATTTCCGCAGGGAAACACATGGTTTTGAAAATCCCGAGAATATACGAGACTATCTGCTTGATAATGGGTATGACCCACTTGAAAATTACCCGAAATGCGTTACAATATATGAAACCCACAAGATCAATAACATCAGACTCTACCCGGATGTAAAGGAAACTCTGGAAAAACTGAATGGAATTGGCCTTCCTCTTGGGATCGTAACTGATGCCAACAGCAACAACGCAAGGAAAAGGCTTGCAAAGACAGGTCTGGAAGAATTTGTACATTCGCTAACTGCCCATGATATGACCGGTGCAAAAAAGCCGGACCTTGTACCTTTCAGATATGCCCTTGATACTATGGGACTTATAGCTTCAGAAACACTTTTTGTAGGCGACAGCCTGAGAAGGGACATTGCTCCTTCAAAAGAACTCGGCATGATGACAGCATATGCAGCTTATGGGGACCGTAACAGCGCAGTGGATAGAACAGCAGGTGAATATGAACCTGACAGAACACTCAAAAGCTTCCGAGAGGTTCTGGAAATTGTACTGGAATTTAGTGAAAATGACAGAATATGA
- a CDS encoding alpha/beta hydrolase: MSQKHTVKGKRKTETEKQKMNVKLLPLALGILLMAAGAIGIMHGSDDSDRWSVSDNGILSYPEIKEVDYSSQDVSEANDSDIVREVSFESRGSEIAGLVRIPESSTKVPGVVILPGAGVSKEQQTAVPQLLSSMGYATIIIDQRNLGGINPQSDLELYMNGEEPVEYMMVHDALAAANVLADQSEVNEDNVAMLGLSNGGRFAIIATAIEPEIKGVIGISTSGYDTNSIEVDETVDMNAYQFYRSIDPDNYLGMVSPRRFVMLHSINDSTVPYELALRTFDKANEPKALYPINGSTHGYSQLMAEDIGKELETIFQ; this comes from the coding sequence ATGAGTCAGAAACACACCGTGAAAGGAAAAAGAAAGACAGAAACCGAAAAGCAGAAAATGAATGTCAAACTCCTCCCGCTTGCACTGGGAATACTGCTCATGGCAGCCGGTGCTATAGGGATAATGCATGGTTCGGACGATAGTGACCGATGGTCTGTCTCAGATAACGGGATACTTTCTTATCCGGAAATAAAAGAAGTGGATTACAGCTCGCAAGACGTTTCAGAAGCTAATGATTCCGATATTGTCAGAGAAGTTAGTTTTGAAAGTCGTGGTTCTGAAATTGCAGGACTTGTCAGGATTCCTGAGTCCAGTACAAAGGTACCTGGTGTTGTAATCCTTCCCGGAGCAGGTGTGTCGAAAGAACAACAGACAGCAGTGCCACAGTTACTTTCATCCATGGGGTACGCAACCATAATCATAGACCAGAGGAATCTTGGAGGCATAAATCCACAGAGTGATCTGGAACTTTACATGAATGGAGAAGAGCCAGTGGAGTATATGATGGTGCATGATGCACTTGCTGCTGCAAATGTTCTTGCTGACCAGTCTGAAGTTAATGAGGACAACGTTGCAATGTTAGGTCTTAGCAATGGTGGGAGATTCGCCATAATAGCAACTGCAATTGAACCTGAAATAAAAGGAGTTATTGGTATCAGCACAAGCGGATATGACACAAACTCTATAGAAGTTGACGAAACGGTTGATATGAATGCATATCAATTTTACAGGTCAATTGACCCTGACAATTACCTGGGAATGGTCAGTCCACGCAGGTTTGTGATGCTGCATTCCATAAATGACAGCACAGTTCCATATGAACTTGCGCTTCGCACCTTTGATAAAGCCAATGAACCGAAAGCACTTTATCCGATCAACGGAAGCACGCATGGTTATTCTCAACTCATGGCTGAAGATATCGGAAAGGAACTTGAGACGATATTTCAGTGA
- a CDS encoding DUF4430 domain-containing protein has product MKIENLWKIAIAVLLSMAILCIPATAVPISVWNGNEDLEPVDLEPGYFIFTPTHDNSNNYYYPWMSDVGAFYAASQRNIGNFDYNVTDFWYDPDDVFYGSFYVHCIDGVCEDYVNDTAWFMYINGEYAEYGFGDERNKLSEFDVVQWYYAPYTYEYKCDELIVAVDKANATHYLGLLVV; this is encoded by the coding sequence ATGAAAATAGAAAATTTGTGGAAAATAGCAATTGCTGTACTTCTTAGTATGGCAATTCTTTGCATTCCAGCAACTGCAGTACCAATAAGTGTGTGGAACGGCAATGAAGACTTAGAGCCTGTAGACTTAGAGCCAGGATATTTCATATTCACTCCTACACACGACAATAGCAACAACTATTACTACCCTTGGATGTCAGATGTAGGAGCATTTTATGCCGCATCACAAAGAAACATTGGTAATTTTGATTATAATGTAACCGATTTCTGGTATGATCCAGATGATGTTTTTTATGGCTCTTTTTATGTGCATTGTATTGATGGAGTTTGTGAGGATTATGTCAATGACACTGCTTGGTTCATGTACATAAATGGAGAATATGCCGAATATGGTTTTGGCGACGAGAGGAACAAACTGAGTGAATTTGATGTAGTTCAGTGGTACTATGCTCCGTATACGTATGAGTATAAATGTGATGAATTGATTGTGGCAGTGGACAAAGCAAACGCGACGCATTATCTGGGACTTCTTGTAGTCTGA
- a CDS encoding MoaD/ThiS family protein has translation MKVRLPNGDIQELAIGPLTAEELLRYLDISLGEVLVSKNKCIIPEDAILESSDNVRIMQVVFGG, from the coding sequence ATGAAAGTAAGACTTCCAAATGGTGATATCCAGGAACTGGCAATAGGTCCGTTAACAGCAGAGGAATTGCTGCGTTATCTGGACATAAGTCTGGGTGAGGTTCTGGTATCAAAGAATAAGTGCATTATTCCGGAAGACGCAATTCTCGAAAGTAGCGACAATGTGCGAATAATGCAGGTTGTGTTCGGAGGCTAA
- a CDS encoding winged helix-turn-helix transcriptional regulator yields MKLPCQMIVWDVLPAIRAAIAEELLNCGLSQQEIAKELDMAPSAVSQYLSKKRGYRIVLEEDVKVSIRELAEDMKENRVDDLALRICEICKQLREEGHQCANDH; encoded by the coding sequence ATGAAATTACCATGTCAGATGATTGTCTGGGACGTGCTGCCCGCTATCAGAGCAGCCATTGCGGAAGAACTTCTCAATTGCGGACTGTCACAGCAGGAAATAGCCAAAGAACTTGATATGGCACCTTCAGCAGTTTCCCAGTACCTGTCCAAGAAAAGAGGATACAGAATTGTTCTTGAAGAGGATGTTAAAGTATCCATCCGTGAGCTTGCTGAAGACATGAAGGAAAACAGGGTAGATGACCTTGCTTTGAGAATATGCGAAATATGTAAACAGCTTAGAGAAGAAGGTCATCAATGTGCTAATGACCATTAA